A genome region from Aestuariivirga litoralis includes the following:
- a CDS encoding peptidoglycan -binding protein, producing MSQRLSRRGRGEEAPYWPGFVDAMAQLLLVITFLLSVFMIAQFLLARQISGQDSALGQLKSQISELTQLLALEKAGKADSDAQLLALADDLNSQKAKTADLLANLNAQSAAGEGAGNTIAGLQTALDGEKKISSDALAKVELLNQQIAALRRQLATISSLLDDAEARNTASEGQIADLGKRLNVALAQKVEELSKYRSEFFGRLRQILSQRSDILVVGDRFVFQSEVLFPKGSADLNEAGNAEMSKLADAIKQLEKEIPGDLNWILRVDGHTDNDPIVVGAKFASNWELSSARATAVVKYLVAQGVSPNHLAAAGFGEFQPIAQGDSEDSKTQNRRIELKLTEK from the coding sequence ATGTCTCAGCGTCTGTCGCGCCGCGGGCGTGGTGAAGAGGCCCCTTACTGGCCCGGCTTTGTCGATGCCATGGCGCAGCTATTGCTGGTCATCACATTCCTGTTGTCGGTTTTCATGATCGCGCAGTTTTTGTTGGCGCGGCAGATTTCCGGGCAGGATTCAGCACTGGGGCAATTGAAGTCGCAGATTTCTGAACTCACGCAGCTGCTGGCTTTGGAGAAAGCCGGCAAGGCGGATTCTGATGCGCAGCTTTTGGCGCTGGCCGATGATCTCAATTCGCAGAAAGCAAAGACGGCTGATCTTTTGGCCAATCTCAATGCGCAGAGTGCGGCGGGTGAAGGTGCAGGCAACACGATCGCCGGGTTGCAAACAGCACTGGATGGAGAGAAGAAAATTTCGTCGGATGCATTGGCCAAGGTGGAATTGCTGAACCAGCAGATTGCGGCGCTGCGCCGCCAGCTGGCCACGATTTCTTCACTGCTCGATGATGCGGAAGCGCGCAACACCGCATCGGAAGGCCAGATCGCCGATCTGGGCAAGCGCCTCAATGTGGCGCTGGCGCAGAAGGTGGAAGAGCTTTCGAAATACCGCTCGGAATTCTTCGGGCGGCTGCGGCAGATCCTGTCGCAACGCTCTGATATTCTGGTGGTGGGTGATCGCTTCGTGTTCCAGTCGGAAGTGCTGTTTCCGAAAGGTAGCGCTGATCTGAACGAGGCGGGCAATGCCGAGATGAGCAAGCTGGCCGATGCGATCAAGCAGCTGGAAAAGGAAATCCCCGGCGACTTGAACTGGATCCTGCGTGTGGATGGCCACACTGATAATGACCCGATCGTGGTGGGTGCCAAATTTGCCTCGAACTGGGAGCTCTCGTCAGCGCGCGCCACGGCCGTGGTGAAATATCTGGTGGCGCAGGGCGTTTCGCCCAATCATCTCGCGGCTGCAGGCTTTGGCGAGTTCCAGCCAATTGCCCAGGGTGACAGTGAAGATTCCAAGACGCAGAACAGGCGCATCGAGCTGAAGCTGACGGAGAAGTAG
- a CDS encoding flagellar motor protein MotA, with translation MAQEAFIVEKPTVHLMHMVVFTIIVVVISAVLFPHIKDAFMANPLLNGLIIGALVLGTLYAYRMVWRLVPEANWLNGFKLGQGSTEAPPVLLAPMATILGDASGRTVLSPQTMRSLLDSLASRLDESRDLLRYLVGLLIFLGLLGTFWGLLATVTSVGDAIKGLNVSSAASADVFEELKSGLQKPLQGMGLSFSSSLFGLAGSLILGFLDLKASQAQNRFYHGLEDWLSTITGVATGEGAGASVPTFIHLDMQNLQRTIDRLGTHIDQMKTNGSGVPAVNGSGGENATDELADAVANLVQQMREEQKMVRQWIQAQQVQQSEIQRLLIRSSNTK, from the coding sequence ATGGCGCAAGAAGCATTCATCGTGGAAAAACCCACCGTGCATTTGATGCATATGGTGGTTTTTACCATCATTGTGGTGGTGATTTCGGCGGTGCTTTTCCCCCACATCAAAGATGCCTTCATGGCCAACCCACTGCTCAATGGCTTGATCATCGGTGCGCTGGTACTGGGCACGCTCTACGCCTACCGGATGGTGTGGCGGTTGGTGCCGGAGGCGAATTGGCTCAATGGTTTCAAGCTGGGGCAGGGCTCCACCGAAGCGCCGCCGGTGCTGCTGGCGCCGATGGCAACCATTCTGGGCGATGCCTCTGGCCGCACAGTGTTGTCGCCGCAAACCATGCGCTCGCTGCTGGATTCGCTGGCCTCGCGCCTGGATGAAAGCCGCGATCTGTTGCGCTATCTCGTTGGCCTGCTGATTTTCCTTGGCCTGCTCGGCACGTTCTGGGGCTTGCTGGCCACGGTGACCTCGGTGGGTGATGCGATCAAGGGCCTGAATGTTTCCTCCGCCGCATCTGCCGATGTGTTTGAAGAATTGAAAAGTGGTTTGCAGAAGCCGCTGCAAGGCATGGGCCTTTCTTTCTCGTCTTCACTGTTCGGCTTGGCGGGGTCTTTGATCCTGGGCTTTCTGGACTTGAAGGCATCGCAAGCGCAGAACCGGTTCTATCATGGGCTGGAAGACTGGCTTTCGACCATCACCGGCGTGGCCACCGGCGAAGGGGCCGGCGCTTCGGTGCCCACCTTCATCCACCTCGACATGCAGAACCTGCAGCGCACGATTGACCGGCTGGGCACGCATATTGACCAGATGAAAACCAATGGTTCTGGCGTTCCCGCCGTCAATGGCAGCGGCGGCGAGAATGCCACCGATGAACTCGCCGATGCGGTGGCCAATTTGGTGCAGCAGATGCGTGAAGAACAAAAGATGGTGCGGCAATGGATTCAGGCGCAGCAAGTGCAGCAGAGCGAAATTCAGCGCCTGCTGATCCGCTCGTCGAATACCAAGTGA
- a CDS encoding proton-translocating transhydrogenase family protein: MDQLVDPFVYLFSIFVLAVFVGYYVVWNVTPALHTPLMSVTNAISSVIVVGALLAVGAGAVASGSWLAMIFGFLALILASVNIFGGFLVTNRMLAMYKKKDK; encoded by the coding sequence ATGGACCAGCTGGTTGACCCGTTTGTCTATCTGTTTTCGATCTTCGTGCTGGCGGTTTTTGTTGGATACTATGTCGTGTGGAACGTGACACCGGCTTTGCATACGCCGCTGATGAGCGTGACCAATGCGATCTCCTCGGTGATCGTGGTGGGTGCGCTTCTTGCGGTGGGCGCAGGGGCCGTGGCGTCGGGCTCCTGGCTGGCGATGATCTTTGGTTTTCTCGCGCTGATCCTGGCTTCGGTGAATATCTTCGGTGGCTTCCTGGTCACCAACCGGATGCTCGCCATGTACAAGAAGAAGGACAAGTGA
- a CDS encoding LysE family translocator, producing the protein MSVTGLAFFALVYFIFVITPGPGVAAMIARGLGTGLKGAWPYALGFMLGDMVWFTVAATGLSALAHQFALAFMAVKYLGCAYLIYLAWKIWRAPPHVTDIHEAHVATAAWPSFMGALTLCLGNPKVIVFFVSVMPLVVDVTHVTFWSYLAMLSVMAPFAPFLTFSILYLAKRARMVFQSAKALKRINQGSAGLMAGAAAVIALKG; encoded by the coding sequence ATGTCAGTGACCGGTCTTGCCTTCTTTGCGCTTGTCTATTTCATCTTCGTGATCACGCCGGGGCCTGGTGTGGCCGCGATGATTGCGCGCGGGCTGGGCACCGGCCTCAAGGGTGCATGGCCATACGCGCTGGGCTTCATGCTGGGCGACATGGTGTGGTTCACCGTTGCGGCCACAGGCCTTTCGGCCTTGGCACATCAGTTTGCGCTGGCTTTCATGGCAGTGAAATATCTGGGCTGCGCTTATTTGATTTATCTGGCCTGGAAGATCTGGCGCGCCCCTCCGCATGTGACCGACATTCATGAAGCGCATGTGGCCACCGCCGCCTGGCCCAGTTTCATGGGCGCGTTGACGCTGTGTCTGGGCAACCCCAAGGTCATCGTGTTCTTCGTCTCGGTGATGCCGCTGGTGGTTGATGTGACGCATGTGACCTTCTGGTCGTATCTTGCGATGCTTTCGGTGATGGCGCCCTTTGCGCCGTTTCTCACTTTCAGCATTCTCTATCTGGCCAAGCGGGCCCGCATGGTGTTCCAGTCGGCCAAAGCGCTCAAACGCATCAACCAGGGCTCCGCCGGGCTGATGGCCGGCGCTGCCGCCGTCATCGCGCTCAAGGGCTAA
- a CDS encoding Re/Si-specific NAD(P)(+) transhydrogenase subunit alpha, translated as MKIAVPAESVAGESRCAASAEAVKAYVKKGFAVAVQAGAGAGSNISDADYQAAGAVIGKGPDVVTDADIVLSVRRPSSAVLKAMKKGAVLAAGLEPYGDKAGLEAIAKSGVTAFAMELMPRISRAQSMDILSSQANLAGYKAVIDASAHFGRALPMMMTAAGTVAAAKVFIMGVGVAGLQAIATARRLGAIVSATDVRKATEEQVKSLGAKFVFADVADAATSGGYAKELSTEDKAKQAKLVADHVKNQDIVITTALIPGRPAPVLITKEMVESMKPGSVIVDLAVERGGNCPLSKPDEIVVHKGVSIIGTLNLAGRLAGNATPLFAKNLSNFIETMTAKDGTLAINFEDDLVKGTLIAKDGALVHPMFQGAK; from the coding sequence ATGAAGATTGCGGTTCCTGCTGAATCCGTTGCCGGAGAAAGCCGCTGTGCGGCTTCGGCAGAAGCTGTCAAAGCTTATGTGAAAAAGGGCTTCGCTGTTGCCGTGCAGGCGGGGGCGGGCGCTGGCTCCAACATTTCCGATGCGGACTATCAGGCGGCCGGTGCGGTGATCGGCAAAGGGCCCGATGTGGTCACGGATGCTGACATCGTTCTTTCGGTGCGCCGGCCTTCCTCTGCTGTTCTGAAAGCGATGAAAAAGGGCGCTGTGCTCGCGGCGGGACTGGAGCCTTATGGTGACAAGGCGGGGCTGGAAGCCATCGCCAAAAGCGGTGTCACTGCTTTTGCCATGGAATTGATGCCGCGCATTTCGCGCGCGCAGAGCATGGACATTCTCTCTTCGCAAGCCAATCTGGCTGGATACAAAGCCGTGATTGATGCCTCCGCGCATTTCGGACGCGCTTTGCCGATGATGATGACCGCGGCGGGCACTGTGGCTGCTGCGAAAGTGTTCATCATGGGGGTGGGTGTGGCAGGACTGCAGGCCATCGCGACCGCGCGGCGTTTGGGTGCCATTGTCTCTGCCACCGATGTGCGCAAGGCCACCGAAGAACAGGTGAAATCGCTGGGTGCGAAATTCGTGTTTGCCGATGTGGCGGATGCAGCGACATCGGGCGGCTATGCCAAAGAACTTTCCACCGAAGACAAAGCCAAGCAAGCCAAGCTGGTGGCCGACCATGTGAAGAACCAGGACATTGTCATCACCACCGCCCTCATTCCGGGGCGGCCTGCGCCGGTGCTCATCACCAAGGAAATGGTGGAGAGCATGAAGCCTGGCTCGGTGATCGTCGATCTGGCTGTAGAACGCGGCGGCAATTGCCCGCTGTCAAAGCCCGACGAGATTGTGGTGCATAAGGGCGTGTCGATCATCGGCACGCTGAATCTCGCAGGCAGGCTGGCCGGCAATGCCACGCCACTTTTTGCCAAGAACCTTTCCAATTTCATCGAGACGATGACCGCGAAGGACGGCACGCTTGCGATTAATTTCGAGGATGATCTGGTCAAGGGCACGCTGATCGCCAAGGATGGCGCGCTGGTGCATCCGATGTTTCAGGGAGCAAAGTGA
- a CDS encoding YciI family protein, with translation MQYMLMIYGDESGMANMTQKDGEQMSAAYAVYTQALLKAGAMVGGDRLHSSADASTVRVSGGKTKVLNGPYSESKEQLGGYYIIEAKDLDEAIAWAAKCPGAQTGTMEVRPVWKVTM, from the coding sequence ATGCAATATATGTTGATGATTTACGGCGACGAAAGCGGAATGGCCAACATGACGCAGAAGGATGGCGAGCAGATGAGTGCTGCCTATGCCGTCTATACCCAAGCTTTGCTGAAGGCCGGCGCGATGGTGGGCGGTGACCGTCTGCATTCCTCAGCCGATGCCTCAACGGTGCGGGTTTCCGGCGGCAAGACCAAGGTGTTGAATGGCCCCTATTCCGAAAGCAAGGAACAGCTGGGCGGCTATTACATCATTGAAGCCAAGGATCTGGATGAGGCCATTGCCTGGGCCGCCAAGTGCCCCGGCGCGCAAACCGGAACCATGGAAGTGCGGCCCGTCTGGAAAGTGACGATGTAG
- a CDS encoding NAD(P)(+) transhydrogenase (Re/Si-specific) subunit beta has translation MSANLAALLYLVSGALFIMALRGLSSPATSRKGNTYGMVGMGIAILTTLAIAAPTNPLVWIIIIAGIAIGGGIGAYMARSIAMTAMPQLVAAFHSLVGLAAVFVAAAAFYAPTEFGIASDGLIHTQSRIEMALGVAIGAVTFTGSIIAFLKLDGRMSGAPIMLPARHVINAVLALALVFFIYGFFDSQSAIDFWLVVLISLALGFLLIIPIGGADMPVVVSMLNSYSGWAAAGIGFTLHNTALIITGALVGSSGAILSYIMCKGMNRSFISVILGGFGGESAGPKGTAEAKPVKQGSAEDAGFMMKNASSVIIVPGYGMAVAQAQHALREMADHLKAAGVTVKYAIHPVAGRMPGHMNVLLAEANVPYDEVFELEDINSEFAQADIAFVIGANDVTNPSAKDDPTSPIYGMPVLEVWKAKTVMFIKRGMASGYAGVDNPLFWRDNTLMLFGDAKKMTEEINKALG, from the coding sequence ATGAGCGCCAATCTCGCGGCTCTTCTTTATCTGGTCTCCGGCGCGCTGTTCATCATGGCGTTGCGCGGACTTTCGTCGCCCGCCACATCGCGCAAGGGCAACACTTACGGCATGGTAGGCATGGGCATTGCCATCCTCACCACGCTGGCAATTGCCGCACCCACCAACCCGCTGGTGTGGATCATCATCATTGCCGGCATTGCCATTGGTGGCGGCATTGGCGCTTACATGGCGCGCAGCATTGCGATGACGGCGATGCCACAGCTGGTGGCGGCTTTTCACTCGCTTGTCGGCCTTGCTGCCGTGTTTGTGGCAGCAGCGGCGTTTTATGCGCCGACTGAATTTGGAATTGCCAGTGATGGCTTGATCCACACGCAAAGCCGGATCGAAATGGCTTTGGGCGTGGCGATTGGTGCCGTCACCTTTACCGGCTCGATCATTGCGTTTCTGAAACTTGATGGCCGCATGTCGGGTGCTCCGATCATGCTGCCGGCGCGGCATGTGATCAATGCGGTGCTGGCTCTGGCGCTGGTGTTTTTCATTTATGGTTTCTTCGACAGCCAGAGTGCCATTGATTTCTGGCTCGTCGTGCTGATCAGCCTGGCGCTGGGCTTCCTGCTGATCATTCCGATCGGCGGGGCAGACATGCCGGTTGTCGTCTCGATGCTGAATTCCTATTCCGGCTGGGCGGCAGCGGGAATCGGTTTCACGCTGCACAATACGGCGCTGATCATTACCGGCGCGCTGGTCGGTTCATCCGGTGCGATCCTGTCCTACATCATGTGCAAGGGCATGAACCGCTCTTTCATCTCGGTGATCCTCGGTGGCTTCGGCGGCGAGAGTGCCGGGCCCAAGGGCACGGCTGAGGCGAAACCCGTCAAGCAGGGCTCGGCTGAAGATGCCGGCTTCATGATGAAGAACGCATCCAGCGTGATCATCGTGCCGGGTTACGGCATGGCGGTGGCGCAGGCCCAGCACGCGCTGCGCGAAATGGCGGATCATCTGAAGGCGGCCGGTGTGACGGTGAAATATGCCATCCATCCGGTGGCGGGCCGCATGCCCGGCCACATGAATGTGTTGCTGGCCGAGGCCAATGTGCCTTACGATGAAGTCTTCGAGCTGGAAGACATCAATTCCGAATTCGCCCAGGCCGATATTGCCTTTGTGATCGGTGCCAATGACGTGACCAATCCTTCGGCCAAGGATGACCCGACCTCGCCCATCTACGGCATGCCGGTTCTGGAAGTGTGGAAGGCCAAAACCGTGATGTTCATCAAGCGCGGCATGGCTTCTGGTTACGCGGGGGTCGATAACCCCCTCTTTTGGCGCGACAACACGCTGATGCTGTTCGGCGATGCCAAGAAGATGACGGAAGAGATCAACAAGGCGCTGGGCTGA
- a CDS encoding DUF6596 domain-containing protein, with translation MPSGEQLAHDAAQRVARASYGRLVAFLAKRTRDVAQAEDALAEAFVAALQDWPVTGIPQNPDAWLIAVAKRKHIDGTRKHKSRADAADHLLLLAEELEDMAKSAPAIPDERLALMFACAHPALDPGIRSPLILQTILGLNAEQIAAAFLVPPATMGQRLSRAKAKIRVAGIPFRVPEREALGERLETVLEAIYACYAQGWNEADHLNNALTEEALWLGRLVVELLPGEPECLGLLALMLFLQSRRKARRFDGGFVPLLEQDITLWDLDDINAAESLLRRAGAMGQIGRYQLEAAIQSVHAARRASGITDWQALCLLYQALYQLTESAVVKLNWAAAIAEKDGVAAGLAALPNATAFPELEPYQPYHAVRADLLARSGKIDEALAAYARAMALEHDPAIRNFLSKQAEKLRHTLN, from the coding sequence GTGCCCAGTGGTGAACAGCTTGCCCATGATGCTGCGCAGCGGGTGGCGCGCGCGAGTTATGGGCGGCTGGTCGCCTTTCTGGCCAAACGCACGCGCGACGTGGCGCAGGCCGAGGACGCCTTGGCCGAAGCCTTCGTCGCTGCGTTGCAGGATTGGCCGGTGACGGGCATTCCTCAAAATCCCGATGCCTGGCTGATCGCGGTGGCCAAGCGCAAGCACATTGATGGCACGCGCAAACACAAGAGCCGCGCCGATGCTGCGGATCATCTGCTTCTGCTGGCTGAGGAGCTTGAGGACATGGCCAAAAGCGCACCTGCTATTCCAGATGAACGTCTGGCGCTGATGTTTGCCTGCGCGCATCCAGCACTTGATCCCGGTATCCGTTCGCCACTCATTCTGCAGACCATTCTGGGTTTGAATGCCGAGCAGATCGCTGCCGCTTTTCTCGTGCCGCCGGCGACGATGGGCCAGAGGCTGTCGCGCGCCAAGGCTAAAATAAGAGTGGCGGGCATTCCGTTCCGTGTGCCCGAGCGCGAGGCGCTGGGCGAAAGGCTTGAGACGGTTCTGGAGGCGATCTATGCCTGTTACGCGCAAGGCTGGAACGAGGCCGATCATCTCAACAATGCTCTCACCGAAGAGGCCCTGTGGCTGGGGCGGCTGGTGGTGGAGTTGCTGCCCGGCGAACCAGAATGTTTGGGGCTGCTGGCGCTAATGCTGTTCCTGCAATCGCGGCGCAAGGCAAGGCGCTTTGATGGGGGCTTTGTGCCTTTGCTGGAGCAGGACATTACGCTGTGGGACTTGGACGATATCAATGCGGCTGAAAGCCTGCTGCGCCGGGCGGGTGCGATGGGCCAGATCGGGCGCTATCAACTGGAAGCCGCCATCCAATCGGTTCATGCAGCGCGGCGCGCATCGGGCATTACCGATTGGCAAGCTTTGTGCCTGCTGTACCAGGCGCTGTATCAGTTGACGGAATCTGCCGTGGTGAAGTTGAACTGGGCTGCGGCCATTGCCGAGAAAGACGGCGTTGCGGCAGGGCTTGCGGCCTTGCCAAATGCCACTGCCTTTCCGGAGCTTGAGCCCTATCAGCCCTATCACGCGGTGCGGGCCGATCTTTTGGCGCGCAGCGGCAAGATTGATGAAGCATTGGCGGCCTATGCCCGCGCCATGGCGCTGGAGCATGATCCTGCCATCCGTAACTTTCTGTCCAAGCAGGCTGAAAAGTTGCGCCACACGTTGAATTGA
- a CDS encoding lytic murein transglycosylase — protein sequence MRKLILALLMGVALAAPAKADPKFEAFIQTLWPRVQKAGFSRELFDAAFKGITDPDPVVIKLAKNQPEFKSTTSEYLDKAVTDIRINTGKQMLADNAKLLSAIQAKYGVDKDVLLGIWGVESNFGKDMGSMSVMRCLATLIYTGNKKNYAQDQLIPAFKILKSGIRPPDNFTGSWAGAMGHTQFIPATYISSAADWTGDGKKDIWNSKEDALASTANYLKLSGWKGDRPWGWEVKLPDKFDRSLIGRGHWKPVSEWVKLGITPAIGATFSAPAAPAFVMIPQGMDGPVFLVTQNFKALLAYNFSHAYALAVGHLGDRIGGGPKIQAVWPPQTTDLTFPERVELQNRLTRAGFDTGGADGRFGAQTYEAVLGYQKKLGLALDGFPARKVLEHLRKGG from the coding sequence ATGCGGAAATTGATCTTGGCCTTGTTGATGGGCGTTGCACTGGCGGCACCCGCCAAGGCCGACCCGAAATTTGAGGCCTTTATCCAGACTCTGTGGCCGCGCGTGCAGAAGGCGGGTTTCTCGCGCGAGCTGTTCGATGCGGCCTTCAAGGGCATCACCGATCCTGATCCCGTCGTGATCAAGCTGGCCAAGAACCAGCCGGAATTCAAATCCACCACTTCGGAATATCTCGACAAGGCGGTCACCGACATTCGCATCAATACCGGCAAGCAGATGCTGGCCGACAATGCCAAGCTGCTTTCCGCCATCCAGGCCAAATATGGCGTGGACAAGGATGTGCTGCTGGGCATCTGGGGTGTTGAATCCAATTTCGGCAAGGACATGGGCTCGATGAGCGTGATGCGCTGCCTGGCCACGCTGATCTATACCGGCAACAAGAAGAACTATGCGCAGGACCAGTTGATCCCGGCCTTCAAAATCCTGAAGAGCGGGATTCGCCCGCCCGATAATTTTACGGGCTCGTGGGCGGGTGCCATGGGCCACACCCAATTCATCCCCGCCACTTATATTTCTTCCGCTGCCGATTGGACGGGTGACGGCAAGAAGGATATCTGGAACTCCAAGGAAGACGCACTGGCCTCCACCGCCAATTACCTCAAGCTTTCCGGCTGGAAGGGCGACCGGCCCTGGGGCTGGGAAGTGAAGTTGCCCGATAAATTTGATCGCTCGCTCATCGGGCGTGGGCACTGGAAGCCGGTTTCAGAATGGGTGAAGCTTGGCATCACGCCGGCGATTGGCGCCACATTCTCGGCCCCTGCTGCACCGGCCTTTGTGATGATCCCGCAAGGCATGGACGGCCCGGTGTTTTTGGTGACGCAGAATTTCAAGGCGCTGCTGGCTTATAACTTCAGTCATGCCTATGCGCTGGCGGTGGGCCATCTGGGCGACCGGATTGGCGGCGGCCCCAAAATCCAGGCGGTATGGCCGCCACAGACAACCGACCTTACCTTTCCCGAGCGCGTTGAATTGCAGAACCGGCTGACGCGAGCCGGGTTTGACACGGGTGGTGCCGACGGCCGTTTTGGCGCGCAAACCTATGAGGCGGTACTGGGCTATCAGAAAAAGCTGGGGCTGGCGCTTGACGGTTTCCCGGCGCGCAAAGTGCTTGAGCACCTGCGCAAGGGCGGTTAG
- a CDS encoding SGNH/GDSL hydrolase family protein — translation MRLAFFSLLLVLWSGLAFAQDQAATPPTEAPPDDTRRVLIIGDQLAGGMGSGLARMAQGAGEPVLVTNRFNESSGLARPEIYDWAAAIPKMIEGKNFTSALVLMGLNDRRDMRDANGAMLKFGTPEWDTLYKTRIDAVIDALAGQNIQVLWMGEPPMGDPALDADMQNVTALIKERVEAKGAGFVDLRTPFLGPNGGYAQRGPDDTGADRQLRESDGVTFMKVGNNRLGQAALQALKSGPAPPASPVVATPDVTAPAAPAQTPPAQTAAVPTPPAAPVDDQGPIFGQEGDDNAVASTGSKDINAAVEKEKAIKKAASESIIGVAAAKGSSAEALFTKGIAPPPPTGRFDDFTAATP, via the coding sequence ATGCGTCTTGCGTTTTTCAGTTTGTTGCTGGTGCTATGGTCGGGGCTTGCCTTTGCGCAGGATCAGGCAGCAACGCCGCCGACTGAAGCGCCGCCCGACGATACGCGCCGTGTGCTGATCATTGGTGACCAGCTGGCGGGCGGCATGGGCTCGGGCCTGGCGCGCATGGCGCAAGGGGCGGGCGAGCCGGTGCTGGTGACTAACCGCTTCAATGAAAGCTCAGGCCTCGCGCGGCCCGAAATCTATGATTGGGCGGCCGCCATCCCCAAGATGATCGAAGGCAAGAATTTCACCTCGGCCCTGGTGCTGATGGGCCTGAATGACCGGCGCGACATGCGCGATGCCAACGGTGCCATGCTGAAGTTTGGCACGCCGGAATGGGACACGTTGTACAAGACGCGCATTGACGCAGTGATCGATGCACTGGCCGGTCAGAACATTCAGGTGCTCTGGATGGGAGAGCCGCCGATGGGCGACCCGGCGCTGGATGCCGACATGCAGAACGTGACCGCGCTGATCAAGGAGCGGGTGGAGGCCAAGGGTGCTGGCTTTGTCGATCTGCGCACGCCCTTCCTCGGCCCCAATGGTGGATACGCGCAGCGCGGGCCCGATGACACGGGTGCTGACCGGCAATTGCGCGAGAGCGATGGCGTGACCTTCATGAAGGTGGGCAACAACCGACTGGGGCAGGCGGCGTTGCAGGCTTTGAAATCCGGTCCGGCTCCGCCTGCGAGCCCGGTGGTGGCAACACCTGACGTAACCGCCCCGGCTGCTCCGGCGCAGACTCCTCCCGCACAGACAGCTGCGGTGCCCACGCCTCCTGCCGCCCCGGTGGATGACCAGGGGCCGATCTTCGGCCAGGAAGGTGATGACAACGCTGTGGCCTCTACCGGCAGCAAGGACATCAACGCTGCGGTTGAAAAAGAAAAAGCCATCAAGAAGGCTGCGTCTGAAAGCATTATCGGCGTGGCCGCCGCCAAGGGCAGCAGTGCCGAGGCGCTGTTCACCAAAGGCATCGCACCGCCTCCGCCAACGGGGCGGTTTGACGATTTCACTGCGGCGACGCCGTAG
- a CDS encoding 3-hydroxybutyrate dehydrogenase has product MDLNGKTAIITGAASGLGRAIAKRFVAAGAKVAIADLNLAAAETTAKELSSTGQTMALVMDVTSEDAVNAGVAKVAEAWGRIDILVSNAGIQIVHKLEEFPFADWKKVMAIHLDGAFLTSKAVLPIMYKQNSGQIIFMGSVHSKLASPLKSAYVAAKHGIMGLARVIAKEGAAHGVRTNVICPGFVKTPLVEKQIPEQAKTLGISEEEVVKKVMLGGTVDGEFTTLEDVAEVAFTFASFPTNALTGQSLVVSHGWFME; this is encoded by the coding sequence ATGGATTTGAACGGCAAGACGGCCATCATAACCGGCGCGGCATCAGGCCTGGGCCGCGCCATCGCGAAGCGCTTTGTGGCGGCGGGCGCCAAAGTGGCCATCGCCGATCTGAACCTGGCCGCCGCCGAAACCACCGCAAAAGAGCTTTCCAGCACCGGCCAGACCATGGCGCTGGTCATGGATGTGACCAGTGAAGACGCCGTGAATGCCGGCGTGGCCAAAGTGGCGGAAGCTTGGGGCCGCATCGACATCCTGGTGTCCAACGCCGGCATCCAGATCGTGCACAAGCTGGAGGAGTTCCCCTTCGCCGACTGGAAAAAGGTCATGGCCATCCATCTGGACGGCGCCTTCCTAACGTCAAAAGCCGTGCTGCCCATCATGTACAAACAGAATTCCGGCCAGATCATTTTCATGGGCTCGGTCCATTCCAAACTGGCCTCGCCGTTGAAGTCGGCCTACGTCGCCGCCAAGCATGGCATCATGGGCCTGGCCCGCGTCATCGCCAAGGAAGGTGCCGCCCACGGCGTGCGCACCAATGTCATCTGCCCTGGCTTTGTCAAAACCCCACTGGTCGAAAAGCAAATCCCCGAGCAGGCCAAGACGCTGGGCATCTCTGAGGAAGAGGTGGTCAAGAAAGTCATGCTGGGTGGCACGGTGGATGGTGAATTCACCACGCTGGAAGATGTGGCCGAAGTGGCCTTCACTTTCGCCAGCTTCCCGACCAACGCGCTCACCGGCCAGTCGCTGGTGGTGAGCCACGGCTGGTTTATGGAGTAG